Proteins encoded in a region of the Populus alba chromosome 13, ASM523922v2, whole genome shotgun sequence genome:
- the LOC118047239 gene encoding uncharacterized protein produces the protein MTEQQQIMNNNTNSNIPVSEVYWSLVDKADKKFSKIRDLPYYERNRYDTYFYKVFKVYTQLWKFQQENRQKLVEAGLKRWEIGEIASRIAQLYYGQYMRTSDSSYLSESYVFYEAILSREYFKDGLFQDLNLANKQLRFFARFLMVSLVWNRREMVHQLVNLLKILVDECRKAFQETDFKEWKLVVQEISRFLKADTAFMNIRPLRYSLVLDLHPDSLPRVATRRSLKLRDAILSSYHHNEVKFSELTVDTFRMLQCLEWEPSGSFYQSSSAKIGQNGGSGSSRINHAQDIADPTLPLNPRKAVLYRPSVTHFLAVLGTICEELAPDGVILIYLSASGRVGHTISPPSGAGTSINTTENTVRNFQSHAMYLDAVTISPFSSSSNIPNPSSRQSKSDCLHFGTRGNGGLNSIYPTDLIPFTRRPLFIVIDSDSSEAFKAISGAEKGEPAAIILSPSCSIPLTTADSSRHHSGSLLTMFLSTPLQAFCLLIGLSGPDVEMDTYNKAEKLLSSSLNAWGLTLATSDMLDPVWAQILGDPFLRRLLLRFLFCRAVLTLFAPSSGKKEFHPECMPSLPTSLQPNASACQTVVLQMATVFGATKKFIFSEGIVLPAHSDVEMASSS, from the exons atgacggAACAACAACAAATTATGAACAACAATACCAACAGTAATATTCCGGTGAGCGAAGTGTATTGGTCTCTCGTCGATAAAGCCGATAAAAAGTTCTCCAAAATAAGAGACCTGCCTTACTATGAACGCAACAG GTATGATACGTATTTTTACAAGGTATTCAAGGTATACACGCAATTGTGGAAATTTCAACAGGAAAATCGGCAGAAACTGGTAGAAGCGGGGTTAAAACGATGGGAGATAGGGGAGATTGCATCGCGGATTGCTCAGCTTTATTACGGGCAGTATATGAGGACGAGTGATTCCAGCTATCTGTCTGAATCCTATGTTTTTTATGAAGCAATTTTGAGTAGGGAGTATTTCAAAGATGGATTGTTTCAGGATCTTAATCTGGCCAATAAACAACTCAGGTTTTTTGCTCGTTTTCTGATGGTTTCTTTGGTTTGGAACCGCCGCGAAATGGTTCACCAGTTGGTTAATCTACTCAAAATCTTGGTTGATGAATGTAGGAAGGCATTCCAg GAAACTGATTTTAAAGAATGGAAGCTGGTGGTTCAGGAAATAAGCAGATTTTTGAAAGCTGACACCGCTTTTATGAATATCAGGCCTTTAAGATATAGTCTTGTACTGGATCTTCATCCAGATTCACTACCACGTGTTGCAACTAGAAGAAGCTTAAAATTACGAGATGCAATATTGAGCAGCTACCATCATAATGAG GTCAAGTTTTCAGAGCTGACAGTAGACACATTCAGGATGCTTCAGTGCCTGGAGTGGGAACCAAGTGGTTCATTTTATCAGTCCAGCAGCGCTAAAATTGGTCAGAATGGGGGTTCAGGGTCCAGTCGCATTAACCATGCCCAGGATATAGCTGATCCTACGTTGCCACTAAACCCAAGGAAAGCTGTCCTGTATCGACCCTCCGTAACTCATTTTTTAGCA GTTCTGGGCACAATTTGTGAGGAGCTAGCCCCTGATGGAGTTATCTTGATATATTTGTCTGCTTCAG GAAGAGTTGGACACACTATTTCACCTCCCTCAGGTGCTGGAACTTCTATCAACACTACAGAGAACACAGTGAGAAACTTTCAGTCTCATGCCATGTACTTGGATGCAGTCACCATTTCTCCATTTAGCTCATCAAGTAATATTCCAAATCCTTCTTCAAGGCAAAGTAAATCGGACTGCTTGCATTTTGGTACACGTGGGAATGGAG GATTAAACAGCATTTATCCCACTGACTTAATCCCGTTTACGAGAAGGCCACTTTTTATAGTCATTGACAGTGATAGCAGCGAAGCATTCAAG GCTATAAGTGGAGCTGAGAAAGGAGAGCCAGCTGCTATCATCCTATCACCAAGCTGTTCAATTCCTCTTACCACAGCTGATTCTTCTCGTCATCACAGTGGTAGTCTGCTCACCATGTTTCTGTCAACTCCTCTGCAGGCTTTTTGTCTGTTAATTGGTTTGTCAGGACCTGATGTCGAAATG GATACATATAACAAGGCTGAGAAGCTGCTTTCTTCATCATTGAATGCCTGGGGTTTGACTCTGGCAACATCAGACATGCTCGATCCTGTTTGGGCACAGATTTTAGGCGACCCATTTCTTAGGCGTCTTCTTTTGAG ATTCTTATTTTGCCGGGCAGTGTTGACTCTATTTGCACCATCCTCTGGGAAGAAGGAATTTCATCCTGAGTGCATGCCATCTCTTCCGACATCTCTCCAGCCCAACGCCTCCGCATGTCAAACCGTGGTTCTGCAGATGGCCACCGTCTTTGGTGCAACAAAGAAATTCATTTTCTCAGAAGGCATTGTACTTCCTGCGCACAGTGATGTAGAGATGGCATCGTCCTCGTAA